From a region of the Pseudomonas fulva 12-X genome:
- the livG gene encoding high-affinity branched-chain amino acid ABC transporter ATP-binding protein LivG, which produces MSRPILEVSGLSMRFGGLLAVNGVSLSVNEKQVVSMIGPNGAGKTTVFNCLTGFYKPTSGSIRLNGEQIEGLPGHKIARKGVVRTFQNVRLFKEMTAVENLLVAQHRHINTNFLSGLFKTPAFRRSEREAMDYAAHWLEQVNLTEFANRPAGTLAYGQQRRLEIARCMMTRPSILMLDEPAAGLNPRETDDLKALIGVLRDEHDVTVLLIEHDMKLVMSISDHIFVINQGTPLADGTPQQIRDNPDVIKAYLGEA; this is translated from the coding sequence ATGAGCCGCCCGATTCTAGAAGTGAGCGGCCTGTCCATGCGTTTTGGCGGCCTGCTGGCCGTCAACGGGGTCAGCCTCTCGGTCAATGAAAAACAGGTGGTGTCGATGATCGGCCCGAACGGCGCCGGCAAGACCACCGTGTTCAACTGCCTGACCGGTTTCTACAAACCGACCTCGGGCAGCATCCGCCTCAATGGTGAGCAGATCGAAGGCCTGCCGGGCCACAAGATCGCTCGCAAAGGTGTGGTACGCACCTTCCAGAACGTTCGCCTGTTCAAGGAAATGACCGCGGTGGAAAACCTGCTGGTCGCCCAGCACCGCCACATCAACACCAACTTCCTCTCCGGGCTGTTCAAGACCCCGGCGTTTCGCCGCAGCGAACGCGAGGCCATGGATTACGCCGCGCATTGGTTGGAGCAGGTCAACCTGACCGAATTCGCCAACCGCCCGGCCGGCACCCTGGCCTACGGCCAGCAGCGCCGCTTGGAAATCGCTCGCTGCATGATGACCCGGCCGAGCATCCTGATGCTCGACGAGCCGGCCGCCGGCCTCAACCCGCGGGAAACCGACGACCTGAAAGCGCTGATCGGCGTGCTGCGTGACGAGCATGACGTGACCGTGCTGCTGATCGAGCACGACATGAAGCTGGTCATGAGCATTTCCGACCATATCTTCGTGATCAACCAGGGCACACCCCTGGCCGACGGCACGCCACAGCAGATCCGCGACAATCCGGACGTGATCAAAGCCTACCTGGGGGAAGCGTAA
- a CDS encoding ABC transporter ATP-binding protein, translated as MLYFDNVSTFYGKIQALHGVSVEVRQGEIVTLIGANGAGKSTLLMTLCGTPQATSGSIRYQGEELVGMETPQIMRKSIAVVPEGRRVFARLTVEENLAMGGFFGSKAENQEQLDKVLHLFPRLKERLVQRAGTMSGGEQQMLAIGRALMSKPKLLLLDEPSLGLAPIIIQQIFDIIEQLRKDGVTVFLVEQNANQALKLADRGYVLENGRIVMQGSGHDLLNDPKVRDAYLGG; from the coding sequence ATGCTGTATTTCGACAACGTTTCCACCTTCTACGGCAAGATCCAGGCGCTGCACGGCGTCAGTGTGGAAGTGCGCCAGGGTGAGATCGTCACCCTGATCGGGGCCAACGGCGCCGGCAAATCAACCCTGCTGATGACCCTGTGCGGCACGCCGCAAGCCACCAGTGGCAGCATCCGTTATCAGGGTGAAGAGCTGGTCGGCATGGAAACCCCGCAGATCATGCGCAAGAGCATCGCCGTGGTGCCGGAAGGCCGCCGCGTGTTCGCCCGCCTGACCGTCGAGGAGAACCTCGCCATGGGCGGTTTCTTCGGCAGCAAGGCAGAGAATCAGGAGCAACTGGACAAGGTGCTGCACCTGTTCCCGCGCCTGAAGGAACGCCTGGTTCAGCGCGCCGGCACCATGTCCGGCGGTGAGCAGCAGATGCTCGCCATCGGCCGTGCGCTGATGAGCAAGCCTAAGCTGCTGCTGCTCGACGAGCCGTCGCTGGGCTTGGCGCCGATTATCATCCAGCAGATCTTCGACATCATCGAACAGCTGCGTAAAGACGGTGTGACGGTGTTCCTGGTCGAGCAGAACGCCAACCAGGCGCTCAAGCTCGCCGACCGTGGCTACGTACTGGAGAACGGCCGGATCGTCATGCAGGGCAGTGGGCATGATCTGCTGAATGATCCGAAGGTGCGTGACGCCTACCTGGGCGGCTGA
- a CDS encoding rRNA pseudouridine synthase produces MTAPLRLSKRLIELTGCSRREAELYIEGGWVTVNGEVVDEPQRKVTDETVALLLGAVAEPLLPVTLLLHVPSGRLPERAAEEIGPDSRWAEDRAEQRTLKGHFARLTPCIPLQAGADGLHVLTQDWRTERKLREDLAKLEQEYVVEVSGELSERDLKRLNHGLVFNGTPLAPCKVSWQNETRLRFALKNPLPGQLVFMCNSVGLKVLSLKRIRIGGVPMGKVPAGQWRYLGAKERF; encoded by the coding sequence ATGACCGCTCCCCTTCGCCTCTCCAAACGCCTTATCGAACTCACCGGCTGCTCGCGCCGCGAGGCTGAACTGTATATCGAGGGCGGCTGGGTCACGGTCAACGGCGAGGTGGTGGACGAGCCGCAGCGCAAGGTCACCGATGAAACCGTCGCGCTGCTTCTGGGCGCCGTTGCCGAACCGCTGCTGCCGGTTACCCTGCTGCTGCACGTCCCCAGCGGACGCCTTCCCGAACGCGCCGCCGAGGAGATCGGCCCGGATAGCCGCTGGGCGGAAGACCGCGCCGAGCAGCGAACCCTGAAGGGGCACTTCGCTCGCCTCACGCCCTGCATCCCCCTGCAAGCCGGCGCCGACGGCCTGCACGTGCTGACCCAGGACTGGCGCACCGAGCGCAAGCTGCGCGAAGACCTGGCCAAGCTCGAGCAGGAATACGTGGTAGAGGTCAGTGGCGAGCTGTCCGAGCGAGACCTCAAGCGCCTCAACCATGGTCTGGTGTTCAACGGCACGCCCCTGGCGCCCTGCAAGGTCAGTTGGCAGAACGAAACCCGCCTGCGCTTCGCCCTGAAGAACCCGCTGCCTGGTCAGTTGGTATTCATGTGCAACAGCGTCGGCCTCAAGGTACTGAGCCTCAAACGTATCCGTATCGGCGGCGTGCCCATGGGCAAGGTTCCAGCAGGCCAATGGCGCTACCTGGGCGCCAAGGAACGCTTCTGA
- a CDS encoding DUF1456 family protein encodes MINNDVLRSLRYMLDISDEQLAEIVELGGHTVTEDEITAVLKKDDEPGFQPCSDKLLAHALDGLVYFKRGKDDSRPAPALELPVSNNQVLKKLRVAFELKEDDIHAIMRSVDFVVSKPEMSALFRKAGTSNYRPCGDQFLRNFLKGLTQRLRG; translated from the coding sequence ATGATCAACAACGATGTACTGCGCAGCCTGCGCTACATGCTCGACATCAGCGACGAGCAACTGGCCGAGATCGTCGAGCTCGGCGGCCATACGGTGACCGAGGATGAGATCACCGCCGTGCTGAAAAAGGACGACGAGCCGGGCTTCCAGCCGTGCAGCGACAAGTTGCTGGCCCACGCTCTCGATGGCCTGGTGTACTTCAAGCGCGGCAAGGACGACAGCCGCCCGGCGCCCGCCCTGGAGTTGCCGGTGAGCAACAATCAGGTGCTGAAGAAACTGCGCGTGGCCTTCGAGCTCAAGGAAGACGACATCCACGCCATCATGCGTAGCGTCGATTTCGTGGTGTCGAAGCCGGAAATGAGCGCGCTGTTCCGCAAGGCCGGCACCAGCAACTACCGCCCCTGCGGCGATCAGTTCCTGCGCAACTTCCTCAAGGGCCTGACCCAGCGCCTGCGCGGCTGA
- the tsaA gene encoding tRNA (N6-threonylcarbamoyladenosine(37)-N6)-methyltransferase TrmO: MNHQVSPIGYVRSCFKEKFAIPRQPQLAPAARGVLELCPPFDSGDAVQGLEQVSHVWLLFLFHQALEDKPRLKVRPPRLGGNRAIGVFATRATHRPNGIGQSVVKLDKVDKDRLWLSGIDLLDGTPVLDIKPYVPYADGVPGAHNLIAANAPPQIAVHWQDDALASARQHALRLGEPLVELIEQCLAQDPRPAYQQPTPERRYGARLWDVDVQWHYPQPGCIKVLDITLP; encoded by the coding sequence ATGAACCATCAGGTTTCGCCCATCGGCTACGTGCGCTCCTGTTTCAAGGAGAAGTTCGCCATTCCCCGCCAGCCGCAGCTGGCGCCCGCCGCACGAGGCGTGCTGGAGCTGTGCCCGCCATTCGACAGCGGCGACGCCGTTCAGGGCCTGGAGCAGGTCAGCCATGTGTGGCTGTTGTTTTTGTTCCATCAGGCGCTGGAAGACAAACCACGCCTGAAAGTGCGCCCGCCGCGCCTGGGCGGCAACCGCGCCATCGGCGTGTTCGCCACCCGGGCGACTCACCGCCCCAATGGCATCGGTCAATCGGTAGTGAAACTGGACAAGGTCGACAAGGATCGCCTGTGGCTGTCAGGCATCGACCTGCTCGACGGCACCCCGGTGCTCGACATCAAACCCTACGTGCCCTACGCCGACGGCGTGCCAGGCGCCCATAACCTGATCGCCGCCAATGCGCCACCGCAGATCGCCGTGCACTGGCAGGACGACGCCCTGGCCAGCGCCCGACAACACGCCCTGCGCCTGGGCGAGCCGCTGGTGGAGTTGATCGAGCAATGCCTGGCCCAGGACCCGCGCCCGGCCTATCAGCAGCCGACGCCGGAACGCCGTTATGGCGCGCGGCTATGGGATGTGGATGTGCAGTGGCACTACCCGCAGCCGGGCTGCATCAAGGTGCTGGATATCACCCTGCCCTGA
- the grxD gene encoding Grx4 family monothiol glutaredoxin, producing MDIIETIKEQIANNTVLLYMKGSPNAPQCGFSARASQALMGCGEKFAYVDILQNPEIRANLPKYANWPTFPQLWVAGELVGGSDIVLEMFEKGELQTLIKDAVQKAGA from the coding sequence ATGGATATCATCGAAACCATCAAAGAGCAGATCGCCAACAACACCGTTCTGCTGTACATGAAAGGCTCGCCGAACGCACCGCAGTGCGGTTTCTCGGCTCGCGCTTCCCAGGCGCTGATGGGCTGCGGCGAGAAGTTCGCCTACGTCGACATCCTGCAGAACCCGGAAATCCGCGCCAATCTGCCCAAATACGCCAACTGGCCGACCTTCCCGCAACTGTGGGTAGCCGGTGAGCTGGTCGGCGGCAGCGACATCGTGCTGGAAATGTTCGAAAAGGGTGAGCTGCAAACCCTGATCAAGGATGCCGTGCAGAAAGCCGGCGCCTGA
- a CDS encoding molybdopterin oxidoreductase family protein yields MTTTLHHRACHLCEAICGLTLEVEQTADGQPQVRSIKGDRDDPFSRGHICPKAVALQDIQNDPDRLRQPMRRTGDRWEAIGWQEAFEFAASRLAAVQADHGQNAVAVYQGNPSVHNYGLMTHSNYFLGLLKTRNRYSATSVDQLPHHLTCHLMYGHGFLIPIPDIDHTDFMLILGGNPLASNGSLMTVPDVEKRLKAIQARGGKLVVVDPRHTETAAIADQHLFIRPGQDAALLLGMLNTLFEESLVRASHLPIAGLDELRRAVAPFDAERMAARCGVPAETIRQLARDFAAAERAVCYGRMGVSTQVFGTLCQWLVQVINLVTGNLDREGGALCTEPAMDLVGATSGGHFNRWQSRVSGLPEYGGELPVSALAEEMLTEGDGQVRALITVAGNPVLSTPNGRQLERGLEGLDFMLSVDLYINETTRYADLILPSTAPLEHDHYDTTFNLFAVRNVTRFNQAVLPKPEGALDDWEIFVGLAQAFAAQTGATLKPTQPPAQMIDFGLRMGPYGERSPLKLSLQTLLDHPHGLDIGPLKPNLAARLKTADGQVQVAPALLLEDLQRFAAQPELVDGQLLLIGRRHVRSNNSWMHNYHRLVKGKPRHQLLMNPEDLAQRGLSDGQRVSVRSRVGMLEVEVLGSAEMMPGVVSLPHGWGHGRPGVQMSIAQATPGASANDLTDERLLDALSGNAALNGVPVEVVAA; encoded by the coding sequence ATGACCACGACCCTCCATCACCGTGCATGCCATCTATGCGAGGCCATCTGCGGGCTGACCCTGGAAGTCGAGCAGACTGCCGATGGGCAGCCCCAGGTACGCTCCATCAAGGGCGACCGCGACGACCCGTTCAGCCGCGGCCATATTTGCCCGAAGGCCGTGGCCCTGCAGGATATCCAGAACGATCCAGACCGACTGCGCCAGCCCATGCGTCGCACCGGTGATCGCTGGGAAGCCATCGGTTGGCAGGAGGCTTTCGAGTTCGCCGCCAGCCGCCTGGCTGCCGTGCAGGCAGACCACGGACAGAACGCGGTGGCGGTCTACCAAGGCAACCCCAGCGTGCACAACTACGGGCTGATGACTCACAGCAATTACTTCCTGGGTCTGCTGAAAACGCGCAATCGCTACTCGGCAACGTCCGTCGATCAATTGCCCCATCACCTGACCTGCCATCTGATGTATGGCCATGGTTTCCTGATCCCGATTCCGGACATCGACCATACCGATTTCATGCTGATCCTCGGTGGCAACCCGTTGGCGTCCAATGGCAGCCTGATGACCGTGCCGGATGTGGAAAAGCGCCTCAAGGCCATCCAGGCTCGTGGCGGCAAACTGGTGGTGGTCGACCCGCGGCATACCGAAACCGCGGCCATCGCCGACCAGCACCTGTTCATTCGCCCGGGCCAGGACGCTGCCTTGCTATTGGGCATGCTCAATACGCTGTTCGAGGAGAGCCTTGTTCGCGCCAGTCATTTGCCAATCGCCGGGCTGGATGAGTTGCGCCGCGCGGTTGCCCCGTTCGACGCCGAGCGCATGGCCGCGCGTTGCGGCGTGCCGGCAGAAACGATCCGGCAACTGGCCCGGGATTTTGCCGCGGCGGAGCGCGCCGTTTGCTACGGGCGCATGGGGGTTTCGACCCAGGTATTCGGCACCCTGTGCCAGTGGCTGGTGCAGGTGATCAACCTGGTGACCGGCAACCTGGACCGCGAGGGCGGGGCGCTGTGCACCGAACCGGCGATGGATCTGGTCGGTGCGACCTCGGGCGGGCATTTCAATCGCTGGCAGAGCCGCGTATCCGGCCTGCCGGAGTACGGCGGCGAGCTGCCGGTCAGCGCCCTGGCCGAGGAAATGCTCACCGAGGGTGATGGCCAGGTACGGGCGTTGATCACCGTAGCGGGCAATCCAGTGCTGTCCACGCCCAACGGCCGTCAGCTGGAGCGCGGGCTCGAAGGCCTGGATTTCATGCTCAGCGTGGACCTGTACATCAACGAAACCACCCGGTATGCCGACCTGATCCTGCCGTCGACTGCACCGCTGGAGCACGATCACTACGACACCACCTTCAACCTGTTCGCGGTGCGCAACGTTACCCGTTTCAATCAGGCGGTATTGCCGAAGCCCGAGGGCGCGCTGGATGACTGGGAGATCTTCGTCGGCCTGGCGCAAGCCTTCGCGGCACAGACCGGCGCGACCCTGAAGCCGACGCAGCCACCGGCGCAGATGATCGACTTCGGCCTGCGCATGGGCCCTTATGGTGAGCGCTCGCCGCTCAAGCTGTCGCTGCAAACGCTGCTGGATCATCCCCATGGCCTGGATATCGGCCCGCTCAAGCCCAACCTGGCGGCGCGTCTGAAAACTGCAGATGGCCAGGTGCAGGTCGCGCCGGCTCTGTTGCTGGAGGACCTGCAGCGTTTCGCGGCGCAGCCGGAGCTGGTCGATGGCCAACTGCTGCTGATCGGTCGTCGTCATGTGCGCAGCAACAATTCCTGGATGCACAACTATCACCGGCTGGTGAAAGGCAAGCCGCGCCATCAGTTGCTGATGAACCCCGAGGATCTGGCGCAGCGCGGGCTCAGCGATGGCCAGCGGGTCAGTGTGCGTTCGCGGGTCGGTATGCTGGAGGTCGAAGTACTTGGCAGCGCCGAGATGATGCCGGGGGTGGTCAGCCTGCCCCACGGCTGGGGCCATGGCCGCCCGGGCGTGCAGATGAGCATCGCCCAGGCGACCCCGGGAGCGAGCGCCAACGACCTGACCGATGAGCGTCTGCTCGATGCGCTGTCCGGCAATGCCGCGCTCAATGGCGTTCCCGTGGAGGTGGTGGCGGCCTGA
- the argF gene encoding ornithine carbamoyltransferase, whose translation MSARHFLSLKDCTPDELVGLIRRGMELKGLRNSGVLFEPLRNRVLGMIFEKASTRTRVSFEAGMIQLGGQAIFLAPRDTQLGRGEPIADSAIVMSRMLDAIMIRTFAHSTLTEFAANSRVPVINGLSDDLHPCQLLADMQTFLEHRGSIVGKTAAWIGDGNNMCNSYIEAAMQFDFTLHVACPEGYEPSAALLAEAGERVKIFRDPREAVAGAHLVTTDVWASMGQEEEITERHKLFAPYQVTRELLDAADESVLFLHCLPAHRGEEISVDLLDDPRSAAWDQAENRLHAQKALLEFLVEPAYHHA comes from the coding sequence ATGAGCGCAAGACACTTTCTCTCGCTGAAGGACTGCACCCCAGATGAACTGGTGGGCCTGATCCGACGCGGCATGGAGCTGAAAGGCTTGCGCAACAGCGGCGTACTCTTCGAACCTCTGCGCAATCGTGTACTGGGCATGATCTTCGAAAAGGCCTCGACCCGGACCCGCGTGTCCTTTGAAGCCGGCATGATTCAGCTCGGTGGCCAGGCCATCTTCCTGGCGCCGCGCGACACCCAGCTGGGCCGTGGCGAGCCGATCGCCGACTCGGCCATCGTCATGTCGCGCATGCTCGATGCGATCATGATCCGCACCTTTGCCCACAGCACCCTGACCGAGTTCGCCGCCAACTCCCGCGTGCCGGTGATCAATGGCTTGTCGGATGATCTGCACCCCTGCCAGCTGCTGGCCGACATGCAGACCTTCCTCGAACACCGCGGCAGCATCGTCGGCAAGACGGCTGCCTGGATCGGCGACGGCAACAACATGTGCAACTCCTATATAGAAGCAGCCATGCAGTTCGATTTCACCCTGCATGTCGCCTGCCCGGAAGGTTACGAGCCGAGCGCCGCCCTGCTGGCCGAGGCCGGTGAACGCGTGAAGATCTTCCGCGACCCGCGCGAGGCAGTCGCCGGTGCGCACCTGGTGACCACAGACGTGTGGGCCTCCATGGGCCAGGAGGAGGAAATCACCGAGCGCCACAAGCTGTTCGCGCCCTACCAGGTGACCCGCGAGCTGCTCGACGCCGCCGACGAGAGCGTGCTGTTCCTGCATTGCCTGCCGGCGCACCGTGGCGAGGAAATCAGCGTCGACCTGCTCGACGATCCACGCTCGGCCGCCTGGGACCAGGCGGAGAACCGCCTGCATGCGCAGAAAGCGCTGCTCGAATTCCTGGTCGAACCGGCGTACCACCACGCATGA
- a CDS encoding ABC transporter ATP-binding protein, producing the protein MSQPMLLSLRNLGCGYGDQRIVQQLNLHLNAGEIGCLLGPSGCGKTTTLRAIAGFEPVLEGEIALAGEVISRPGFTLAPEKRRIGMVFQDYALFPHLSVAQNVSFGIRKQADCEQVTRELLELVKLDHLSKRHPNELSGGQQQRVALARALATNPQLLLLDEPFSNLDGELRRRLSHEVRDILKARGTSAILVTHDQEEAFAVSDQVGVFKAGHLEQWDTPFNLYHEPQTPFVASFIGQGYFIRGQLLAPDEVQTELGVIRGNRAYAWPVGSAVDVLLRPDDIVHDPASAQKAKIVGKSFLGAATLYRLQLPTGSQLEALFPSHADHQPGEQVGIRIAADHLVAFAAPGSVAAPSTLERAD; encoded by the coding sequence ATGAGCCAGCCGATGCTGTTGAGCCTGCGCAATCTGGGTTGCGGCTACGGTGACCAGCGCATCGTGCAGCAGCTGAACCTGCACCTCAACGCCGGGGAAATCGGTTGCCTTCTCGGCCCTTCCGGCTGCGGCAAGACCACCACACTGCGCGCCATCGCCGGCTTCGAACCGGTACTGGAAGGTGAAATCGCCCTGGCCGGCGAAGTCATCTCCCGCCCCGGCTTCACCCTGGCGCCGGAGAAGCGCCGCATCGGCATGGTGTTTCAGGACTACGCCCTGTTCCCGCACCTGAGCGTGGCGCAGAACGTGTCCTTCGGCATTCGCAAGCAGGCCGACTGCGAGCAGGTGACCCGCGAACTGCTGGAACTGGTCAAGCTCGATCATTTGAGCAAACGCCACCCGAACGAGCTGTCTGGCGGGCAACAGCAGCGCGTCGCCCTGGCCCGTGCCCTGGCCACCAACCCGCAACTGCTATTGCTCGACGAGCCGTTCTCCAACCTCGACGGAGAGCTGCGCCGGCGCCTCAGCCATGAGGTGCGCGACATTCTCAAGGCCCGTGGCACCAGCGCAATTCTGGTCACCCACGATCAGGAAGAAGCCTTTGCCGTCAGCGATCAGGTGGGCGTGTTCAAGGCCGGGCACTTGGAGCAATGGGACACACCGTTCAACCTCTACCACGAGCCGCAGACGCCCTTTGTCGCCAGCTTCATCGGCCAGGGCTACTTCATTCGTGGCCAGCTCCTGGCGCCCGATGAGGTGCAGACCGAACTCGGCGTGATCCGTGGCAACCGCGCCTATGCCTGGCCGGTTGGCAGCGCCGTGGATGTGCTGCTGCGCCCGGACGATATCGTCCATGACCCGGCAAGCGCGCAAAAGGCCAAGATCGTCGGCAAGAGCTTTCTCGGCGCCGCCACCCTGTATCGCCTGCAACTGCCCACCGGCAGCCAACTGGAAGCCCTGTTCCCCAGCCATGCCGACCATCAGCCCGGTGAGCAGGTGGGCATCCGCATCGCCGCCGACCACCTGGTGGCCTTCGCCGCACCAGGCAGCGTGGCGGCGCCCTCGACGCTGGAACGGGCGGATTAG
- a CDS encoding PhzF family phenazine biosynthesis protein: MSLRFHQVDAFTDKPFAGNPAVVYRLDQWLDEALMQQIATEHNLAETAFVVKEGAAWRIRWFTPTTEVPLCGHATLASAHALFECHGEAGERIDFNYVDGSLSVRREGDHLVMDFPCNAPTPIAEPEGLAQILGQTPAAVLDAPQLLVVLESEAAVRACNPDLRALAQLPWPAVIVTARGEAVDFVSRNFAPAVGIDEDPVTGSAHCILTPYWTQQLGKPELSAYQGGKRGGFLWCRLKGERVEIAGQARVVSSGQLFL, from the coding sequence ATGTCCCTGCGGTTTCATCAGGTCGACGCATTCACTGACAAACCTTTCGCCGGCAACCCCGCAGTGGTCTATCGCCTGGATCAGTGGCTCGATGAAGCGCTGATGCAGCAGATCGCTACGGAGCACAACCTGGCCGAAACCGCCTTCGTGGTGAAGGAGGGCGCCGCCTGGCGCATTCGTTGGTTCACGCCCACGACCGAAGTGCCCCTGTGTGGGCATGCCACCCTGGCCAGCGCCCATGCGCTGTTCGAGTGTCATGGCGAGGCGGGTGAGCGCATCGATTTCAACTACGTAGATGGCAGCCTGTCGGTGCGCCGCGAGGGCGATCATCTGGTGATGGATTTCCCGTGCAATGCGCCGACGCCAATCGCCGAGCCCGAGGGCCTGGCGCAAATCCTCGGGCAGACGCCCGCTGCCGTGCTCGACGCCCCACAACTGCTGGTGGTGCTCGAGTCCGAAGCGGCCGTGCGCGCCTGCAACCCCGACTTACGGGCGTTGGCGCAGCTGCCCTGGCCGGCGGTGATCGTGACTGCGCGGGGTGAGGCGGTGGATTTCGTGTCGCGCAACTTCGCGCCGGCGGTGGGCATCGACGAGGATCCGGTCACCGGCTCGGCGCACTGCATCCTCACGCCGTACTGGACGCAGCAACTGGGCAAGCCCGAACTGAGCGCCTACCAGGGCGGCAAGCGCGGCGGCTTTCTGTGGTGTCGCCTGAAAGGGGAGCGGGTAGAGATCGCTGGGCAGGCCCGGGTGGTGAGCAGCGGCCAGCTATTTCTCTAA
- a CDS encoding substrate-binding periplasmic protein, with amino-acid sequence MKGLGWAARGVLAAALLSSASTQAETLIMEADVWCPVNCAPGAERPGIFIELATQIFAEAGIQVEYRVTNWARAVQDVRSGRANALVGAGVRDAPDFLFGKQSPGISRNCFYARPGTSWRYTGLDSLAQIRLGVINGYSYGQELDNYISRHQRDQERLQLAAGEQALALNVRKVELGRLDALLENTWIMAMYQDRNGGQGKLLEVGCRVPDVPIYIAFSPVLPASARYRDIFDDGVQRYRQDGRLDALLQRYGIRQPR; translated from the coding sequence GTGAAAGGTTTGGGTTGGGCGGCAAGGGGTGTGCTGGCGGCGGCGTTGTTGAGCAGCGCCAGCACGCAGGCTGAAACCCTGATCATGGAGGCCGATGTCTGGTGCCCGGTCAATTGCGCGCCGGGCGCCGAGCGGCCTGGCATCTTCATCGAGTTGGCCACGCAGATCTTCGCCGAGGCTGGCATCCAGGTCGAATATCGCGTTACCAATTGGGCGCGCGCCGTGCAGGATGTGCGTAGCGGTCGTGCCAACGCCCTGGTCGGCGCCGGCGTGCGCGACGCGCCGGATTTTCTGTTCGGTAAACAGTCGCCCGGCATTTCCCGCAACTGCTTCTACGCCCGACCCGGTACCAGCTGGCGCTACACCGGGCTGGATTCCCTGGCCCAGATTCGCCTGGGCGTGATCAACGGCTACAGCTACGGTCAGGAGCTCGACAACTACATCAGTCGTCATCAGCGCGATCAGGAACGATTGCAGTTGGCGGCGGGCGAACAGGCGCTGGCGCTGAACGTGCGCAAGGTCGAACTGGGGCGCCTGGATGCGCTCTTGGAAAACACCTGGATCATGGCCATGTATCAGGATCGGAACGGTGGCCAGGGCAAGCTGCTGGAAGTCGGTTGCCGCGTGCCGGACGTGCCCATTTACATCGCCTTTTCCCCGGTACTGCCGGCCAGCGCCCGCTACCGCGATATCTTCGACGACGGTGTGCAACGCTATCGGCAGGATGGCCGCCTGGATGCGCTGCTGCAGCGCTACGGCATTCGCCAGCCGCGCTGA
- the ybaK gene encoding Cys-tRNA(Pro) deacylase, with the protein MTPALNLLKKVGATHRIHSYEHDPKAASYGLEAAEKLDLEPVRVFKTLLAASEKGELLVAVVPVVGSLDLKALAHAACVKKVDMAPVDAAQRATGYLVGGISPLGQKKRLRTFIDSSARNFPTIYVSAGRRGLEVELNAETLAEHTQAQFADIGR; encoded by the coding sequence ATGACGCCTGCTTTGAATCTCTTGAAGAAGGTCGGTGCTACCCACCGAATACACAGTTACGAGCATGATCCCAAGGCTGCTTCCTACGGGCTGGAAGCTGCCGAGAAGCTAGACCTCGAGCCGGTGCGGGTGTTCAAGACATTGCTGGCGGCCAGCGAGAAGGGCGAATTGCTGGTGGCGGTAGTGCCGGTGGTCGGCAGCCTCGATCTCAAGGCTTTGGCCCACGCGGCCTGCGTGAAGAAAGTGGACATGGCGCCGGTCGACGCCGCGCAGCGCGCCACCGGGTACCTGGTCGGCGGTATCAGCCCGCTGGGGCAAAAGAAACGCCTGCGTACCTTTATCGACAGCAGTGCACGCAATTTCCCGACCATTTATGTGAGTGCCGGGCGGCGTGGATTGGAGGTCGAGCTGAACGCCGAAACGTTGGCCGAGCACACCCAGGCGCAATTCGCCGATATCGGTCGCTGA